From Rhinatrema bivittatum chromosome 5, aRhiBiv1.1, whole genome shotgun sequence, the proteins below share one genomic window:
- the C5H21orf62 gene encoding uncharacterized protein C21orf62 homolog encodes MPVRKMLGPLTKHHLLRTGLLVFWIAHNFVAGQKNTTLIFTRDNNIRNCSCSSDVQDCDYSLANLICSCKTVLQHTISRATPGPSYSSELTLWFSDTSALALLLNFTSVHDLKLSLCGAAPLPSEYLAVLGLRRLRVHSSAATNAPDQSLVIYNISDRTAKDGPKQEARESKNFFYISYLDTALFNGYSLLKSYSVVNVSSISDHFPNLPYSNTITDVPNQTYIVTLIY; translated from the coding sequence ATGCCTGTGAGAAAGATGTTAGGACCTCTCACTAAGCACCACCTCCTGAGAACTGGCCTCCTGGTCTTCTGGATCGCTCACAACTTTGTTGCCGGTCAGAAGAACACCACCCTGATTTTCACCAGGGACAACAACATTCGCAACTGCAGTTGTTCCAGTGACGTCCAGGACTGTGATTACAGTTTGGCCAACCTGATCTGCAGCTGTAAGACTGTCCTACAGCACACGATTTCCAGAGCAACCCCGGGCCCCAGTTACAGCAGTGAGCTGACTCTCTGGTTCTCAGACACCTCAGCTTTGGCCTTGCTGCTGAATTTCACGTCCGTGCACGACCTCAAGCTTTCCCTGTGTGGAGCTGCCCCACTTCCATCAGAGTACTTGGCTGTCCTGGGACTGCGTAGGCTGCGGGTACACAGCAGTGCTGCCACCAATGCCCCAGACCAGAGCCTGGTAATATACAATATAAGTGACAGGACAGCAAAGGATGGGCCGAAGCAGGAAGCAAGAGAAAGCAAAAacttcttttatatttcttaccTGGATACAGCTCTGTTCAACGGTTACTCTTTGTTGAAATCCTACAGTGTGGTAAATGTTTCCAGCATTTCAGACCACTTCCCAAACCTACCGTACTCTAACACAATCACAGATGTCCCCAACCAAACCTATATCGTAACTCTCATTTACTGA